A single region of the Brachypodium distachyon strain Bd21 chromosome 3, Brachypodium_distachyon_v3.0, whole genome shotgun sequence genome encodes:
- the LOC100829012 gene encoding shugoshin-1 isoform X3, whose amino-acid sequence MAAAAGAAALGGSSPNPNPSTKGPGSRPAGKPVALADITNTGRPNHPRSVSVGDILKENSKLAHLLAEKTKIIELSGVEIQKLRLALHATHQKNLQLAQANSQILAELNQGKDRLKVLQHELGCATAVLKVKASGLENNMNTVNQLQKEVTSQEIKAAPSELPKGDARRTDNKATTVNMHCSVETQTAVPSNIVHHEAPPDKTKKRTSVSRCTNKEKLESCEGTKGTSTVQQSCKPRLQSTGSSHHEDQRNTLRRRSARLNAGSCELAEVSDETLDEDTAVASSSSCSVTELHEPNCGKDTKATQDELLCNAAGHKVKTSVLKKNKMNKQTQMEVNLKEVIQEACSSFAGVEDLEARQTDNKVMNTKPNHLVETQSSVPFNIQHTEPPQERANKRGVNKRKLESYEGRKDTNIEDINARLHSTSSEPLHHEETRKSLRRRSSRLNPGSCEVTNDTLETAQDIAPLAAPSSLNVSIEQSKNEKQNDRCACEPSEEQATERRSSVQVTGRRSSMRTSGKAVSYKEIPLNQGGLRSLQLPISV is encoded by the exons atggccgccgctgccg gagcggcggcgctcggcggcTCGAGCCCGAACCCGAACCCTAGCACCAAGGGCCCCGGGTCCCGGCCGGCGGGGAAGCCCGTTGCGCTCGCCGACATCACCAACACCGGCCGGCCCAACCATCCCAGATCCGTCAGCGTCGGCGACATCCTCAAG gAGAACTCCAAGCTGGCTCATCTGCTTGCGGAGAAAAC CAAGATCATCGAGCTCAGCGGCGTTGAGATCCAGAAGCTGCGCCTCGCTCTGCATGCCACACACCAGAAGAATTTGCAACTTGCGCAGGCCAATTCTCAGATCCTCGCG GAACTAAATCAGGGAAAGGATAGA TTAAAGGTATTACAACATGAGCTTGGATGTGCAACAGCAGTGCTTAAAGTAAAGGCTTCAGGGCTTGAG AACAATATGAACACTGTTAACCAACTACAGAAGGAAGTAACTTCACAG GAGATAAAAGCTGCACCTTCCGAGCTCCCAAAAGGTGATGCTCGTCGAACTGATAATAAGGCCACCACTGTTAACATGCACTGTTCAGTTGAAACACAAA CTGCTGTGCCATCTAATATTGTCCATCATGAGGCGCCACCagataaaacaaaaaagag GACGTCAGTGAGTAGGTGCacaaataaagaaaagttGGAATCATGTGAAGGTACAAAAGGCACCAGCACAGTCCAGCAGAGCTGTAAGCCTCGCTTGCAATCCACTGGGTCATCGCATCATGAAGATCAGAG AAACACACTACGGAGAAGGTCAGCTAGGCTGAATGCAGGGTCTTGTGAACTGGCAGAAGTCTCTGATGAAACCTTGGATGAGGACACTGCCGTGGCTTCATCTTCTAGTTGCAGTGTGACAGAACTTCATGAACCAAATTGTGGAAAAGATACG AAGGCAACACAAGATGAACTCTTATGCAATGCAGCAGGGCATAAAGTAAAGACTTCAGTACTCAAG aaaaataagatgAATAAGCAAACCCAGATGGAAGTGAATTTGAAG GAGGTGATACAAGAAGCATGCTCCAGCTTTGCTGGAGTTGAGGACCTTGAGGCACGACAAACTGACAATAAGGTCATGAATACCAAGCCAAACCATTTGGTAGAAACTCAAT CTTCTGTGCCATTTAATATTCAGCATACAGAACCACCCCAGGAGAGAGCAAACAAGAG GGGTGTAAACAAACGGAAGTTGGAATCGTATGAAGGTCGAAAAGACACAAACATAGAGGACATTAATGCCAGACTTCACTCAACTTCTAGTGAACCGCTGCATCATGAAGAGACAAG AAAATCTCTAAGAAGAAGATCCTCAAGACTGAACCCAGGATCTTGTGAGGTCACAAATGACACTCTTGAGACTGCGCAAGATATTGCTCCTTTAGCCGCCCCTTCCAGTTTAAATGTCTCGATCGAGCAGAGCAAAAATGAGAAGCAAAATGACCGCTGTGCCTGTGAACCTTCCGAAGAGCAAGCCACAGAGAGACGTTCTTCTGTGCAGGTGACAGGTAGAAGGTCTTCGATGCGGACATCAGGAAAGGCCGTCTCTTACAAAGAGATACCCCTGAAT CAGGGAGGACTGCGGTCTCTGCAACTTCCCATATCTGTGTAG
- the LOC100829012 gene encoding shugoshin-1 isoform X5: MAAAAGAAALGGSSPNPNPSTKGPGSRPAGKPVALADITNTGRPNHPRSVSVGDILKENSKLAHLLAEKTKIIELSGVEIQKLRLALHATHQKNLQLAQANSQILAELNQGKDRLKVLQHELGCATAVLKVKASGLENNMNTVNQLQKEVTSQEIKAAPSELPKGDARRTDNKATTVNMHCSVETQTAVPSNIVHHEAPPDKTKKRTSVSRCTNKEKLESCEGTKGTSTVQQSCKPRLQSTGSSHHEDQRNTLRRRSARLNAGSCELAEVSDETLDEDTAVASSSSCSVTELHEPNCGKDTKATQDELLCNAAGHKVKTSVLKMNKQTQMEVNLKEVIQEACSSFAGVEDLEARQTDNKVMNTKPNHLVETQSSVPFNIQHTEPPQERANKRGVNKRKLESYEGRKDTNIEDINARLHSTSSEPLHHEETRKSLRRRSSRLNPGSCEVTNDTLETAQDIAPLAAPSSLNVSIEQSKNEKQNDRCACEPSEEQATERRSSVQVTGRRSSMRTSGKAVSYKEIPLNQGGLRSLQLPISV; this comes from the exons atggccgccgctgccg gagcggcggcgctcggcggcTCGAGCCCGAACCCGAACCCTAGCACCAAGGGCCCCGGGTCCCGGCCGGCGGGGAAGCCCGTTGCGCTCGCCGACATCACCAACACCGGCCGGCCCAACCATCCCAGATCCGTCAGCGTCGGCGACATCCTCAAG gAGAACTCCAAGCTGGCTCATCTGCTTGCGGAGAAAAC CAAGATCATCGAGCTCAGCGGCGTTGAGATCCAGAAGCTGCGCCTCGCTCTGCATGCCACACACCAGAAGAATTTGCAACTTGCGCAGGCCAATTCTCAGATCCTCGCG GAACTAAATCAGGGAAAGGATAGA TTAAAGGTATTACAACATGAGCTTGGATGTGCAACAGCAGTGCTTAAAGTAAAGGCTTCAGGGCTTGAG AACAATATGAACACTGTTAACCAACTACAGAAGGAAGTAACTTCACAG GAGATAAAAGCTGCACCTTCCGAGCTCCCAAAAGGTGATGCTCGTCGAACTGATAATAAGGCCACCACTGTTAACATGCACTGTTCAGTTGAAACACAAA CTGCTGTGCCATCTAATATTGTCCATCATGAGGCGCCACCagataaaacaaaaaagag GACGTCAGTGAGTAGGTGCacaaataaagaaaagttGGAATCATGTGAAGGTACAAAAGGCACCAGCACAGTCCAGCAGAGCTGTAAGCCTCGCTTGCAATCCACTGGGTCATCGCATCATGAAGATCAGAG AAACACACTACGGAGAAGGTCAGCTAGGCTGAATGCAGGGTCTTGTGAACTGGCAGAAGTCTCTGATGAAACCTTGGATGAGGACACTGCCGTGGCTTCATCTTCTAGTTGCAGTGTGACAGAACTTCATGAACCAAATTGTGGAAAAGATACG AAGGCAACACAAGATGAACTCTTATGCAATGCAGCAGGGCATAAAGTAAAGACTTCAGTACTCAAG atgAATAAGCAAACCCAGATGGAAGTGAATTTGAAG GAGGTGATACAAGAAGCATGCTCCAGCTTTGCTGGAGTTGAGGACCTTGAGGCACGACAAACTGACAATAAGGTCATGAATACCAAGCCAAACCATTTGGTAGAAACTCAAT CTTCTGTGCCATTTAATATTCAGCATACAGAACCACCCCAGGAGAGAGCAAACAAGAG GGGTGTAAACAAACGGAAGTTGGAATCGTATGAAGGTCGAAAAGACACAAACATAGAGGACATTAATGCCAGACTTCACTCAACTTCTAGTGAACCGCTGCATCATGAAGAGACAAG AAAATCTCTAAGAAGAAGATCCTCAAGACTGAACCCAGGATCTTGTGAGGTCACAAATGACACTCTTGAGACTGCGCAAGATATTGCTCCTTTAGCCGCCCCTTCCAGTTTAAATGTCTCGATCGAGCAGAGCAAAAATGAGAAGCAAAATGACCGCTGTGCCTGTGAACCTTCCGAAGAGCAAGCCACAGAGAGACGTTCTTCTGTGCAGGTGACAGGTAGAAGGTCTTCGATGCGGACATCAGGAAAGGCCGTCTCTTACAAAGAGATACCCCTGAAT CAGGGAGGACTGCGGTCTCTGCAACTTCCCATATCTGTGTAG
- the LOC100829012 gene encoding shugoshin-1 isoform X4: protein MAAAAGAAALGGSSPNPNPSTKGPGSRPAGKPVALADITNTGRPNHPRSVSVGDILKENSKLAHLLAEKTKIIELSGVEIQKLRLALHATHQKNLQLAQANSQILAELNQGKDRLKVLQHELGCATAVLKVKASGLENNMNTVNQLQKEVTSQEIKAAPSELPKGDARRTDNKATTVNMHCSVETQTAVPSNIVHHEAPPDKTKKRTSVSRCTNKEKLESCEGTKGTSTVQQSCKPRLQSTGSSHHEDQRNTLRRRSARLNAGSCELAEVSDETLDEDTAVASSSSCSVTELHEPNCGKDTQKATQDELLCNAAGHKVKTSVLKMNKQTQMEVNLKEVIQEACSSFAGVEDLEARQTDNKVMNTKPNHLVETQSSVPFNIQHTEPPQERANKRGVNKRKLESYEGRKDTNIEDINARLHSTSSEPLHHEETRKSLRRRSSRLNPGSCEVTNDTLETAQDIAPLAAPSSLNVSIEQSKNEKQNDRCACEPSEEQATERRSSVQVTGRRSSMRTSGKAVSYKEIPLNQGGLRSLQLPISV, encoded by the exons atggccgccgctgccg gagcggcggcgctcggcggcTCGAGCCCGAACCCGAACCCTAGCACCAAGGGCCCCGGGTCCCGGCCGGCGGGGAAGCCCGTTGCGCTCGCCGACATCACCAACACCGGCCGGCCCAACCATCCCAGATCCGTCAGCGTCGGCGACATCCTCAAG gAGAACTCCAAGCTGGCTCATCTGCTTGCGGAGAAAAC CAAGATCATCGAGCTCAGCGGCGTTGAGATCCAGAAGCTGCGCCTCGCTCTGCATGCCACACACCAGAAGAATTTGCAACTTGCGCAGGCCAATTCTCAGATCCTCGCG GAACTAAATCAGGGAAAGGATAGA TTAAAGGTATTACAACATGAGCTTGGATGTGCAACAGCAGTGCTTAAAGTAAAGGCTTCAGGGCTTGAG AACAATATGAACACTGTTAACCAACTACAGAAGGAAGTAACTTCACAG GAGATAAAAGCTGCACCTTCCGAGCTCCCAAAAGGTGATGCTCGTCGAACTGATAATAAGGCCACCACTGTTAACATGCACTGTTCAGTTGAAACACAAA CTGCTGTGCCATCTAATATTGTCCATCATGAGGCGCCACCagataaaacaaaaaagag GACGTCAGTGAGTAGGTGCacaaataaagaaaagttGGAATCATGTGAAGGTACAAAAGGCACCAGCACAGTCCAGCAGAGCTGTAAGCCTCGCTTGCAATCCACTGGGTCATCGCATCATGAAGATCAGAG AAACACACTACGGAGAAGGTCAGCTAGGCTGAATGCAGGGTCTTGTGAACTGGCAGAAGTCTCTGATGAAACCTTGGATGAGGACACTGCCGTGGCTTCATCTTCTAGTTGCAGTGTGACAGAACTTCATGAACCAAATTGTGGAAAAGATACG CAGAAGGCAACACAAGATGAACTCTTATGCAATGCAGCAGGGCATAAAGTAAAGACTTCAGTACTCAAG atgAATAAGCAAACCCAGATGGAAGTGAATTTGAAG GAGGTGATACAAGAAGCATGCTCCAGCTTTGCTGGAGTTGAGGACCTTGAGGCACGACAAACTGACAATAAGGTCATGAATACCAAGCCAAACCATTTGGTAGAAACTCAAT CTTCTGTGCCATTTAATATTCAGCATACAGAACCACCCCAGGAGAGAGCAAACAAGAG GGGTGTAAACAAACGGAAGTTGGAATCGTATGAAGGTCGAAAAGACACAAACATAGAGGACATTAATGCCAGACTTCACTCAACTTCTAGTGAACCGCTGCATCATGAAGAGACAAG AAAATCTCTAAGAAGAAGATCCTCAAGACTGAACCCAGGATCTTGTGAGGTCACAAATGACACTCTTGAGACTGCGCAAGATATTGCTCCTTTAGCCGCCCCTTCCAGTTTAAATGTCTCGATCGAGCAGAGCAAAAATGAGAAGCAAAATGACCGCTGTGCCTGTGAACCTTCCGAAGAGCAAGCCACAGAGAGACGTTCTTCTGTGCAGGTGACAGGTAGAAGGTCTTCGATGCGGACATCAGGAAAGGCCGTCTCTTACAAAGAGATACCCCTGAAT CAGGGAGGACTGCGGTCTCTGCAACTTCCCATATCTGTGTAG
- the LOC100829012 gene encoding shugoshin-1 isoform X7, translating to MAAAAGAAALGGSSPNPNPSTKGPGSRPAGKPVALADITNTGRPNHPRSVSVGDILKENSKLAHLLAEKTKIIELSGVEIQKLRLALHATHQKNLQLAQANSQILAELNQGKDRLKVLQHELGCATAVLKVKASGLENNMNTVNQLQKEVTSQEIKAAPSELPKAAVPSNIVHHEAPPDKTKKRTSVSRCTNKEKLESCEGTKGTSTVQQSCKPRLQSTGSSHHEDQRNTLRRRSARLNAGSCELAEVSDETLDEDTAVASSSSCSVTELHEPNCGKDTQKATQDELLCNAAGHKVKTSVLKKNKMNKQTQMEVNLKEVIQEACSSFAGVEDLEARQTDNKVMNTKPNHLVETQSSVPFNIQHTEPPQERANKRGVNKRKLESYEGRKDTNIEDINARLHSTSSEPLHHEETRKSLRRRSSRLNPGSCEVTNDTLETAQDIAPLAAPSSLNVSIEQSKNEKQNDRCACEPSEEQATERRSSVQVTGRRSSMRTSGKAVSYKEIPLNQGGLRSLQLPISV from the exons atggccgccgctgccg gagcggcggcgctcggcggcTCGAGCCCGAACCCGAACCCTAGCACCAAGGGCCCCGGGTCCCGGCCGGCGGGGAAGCCCGTTGCGCTCGCCGACATCACCAACACCGGCCGGCCCAACCATCCCAGATCCGTCAGCGTCGGCGACATCCTCAAG gAGAACTCCAAGCTGGCTCATCTGCTTGCGGAGAAAAC CAAGATCATCGAGCTCAGCGGCGTTGAGATCCAGAAGCTGCGCCTCGCTCTGCATGCCACACACCAGAAGAATTTGCAACTTGCGCAGGCCAATTCTCAGATCCTCGCG GAACTAAATCAGGGAAAGGATAGA TTAAAGGTATTACAACATGAGCTTGGATGTGCAACAGCAGTGCTTAAAGTAAAGGCTTCAGGGCTTGAG AACAATATGAACACTGTTAACCAACTACAGAAGGAAGTAACTTCACAG GAGATAAAAGCTGCACCTTCCGAGCTCCCAAAAG CTGCTGTGCCATCTAATATTGTCCATCATGAGGCGCCACCagataaaacaaaaaagag GACGTCAGTGAGTAGGTGCacaaataaagaaaagttGGAATCATGTGAAGGTACAAAAGGCACCAGCACAGTCCAGCAGAGCTGTAAGCCTCGCTTGCAATCCACTGGGTCATCGCATCATGAAGATCAGAG AAACACACTACGGAGAAGGTCAGCTAGGCTGAATGCAGGGTCTTGTGAACTGGCAGAAGTCTCTGATGAAACCTTGGATGAGGACACTGCCGTGGCTTCATCTTCTAGTTGCAGTGTGACAGAACTTCATGAACCAAATTGTGGAAAAGATACG CAGAAGGCAACACAAGATGAACTCTTATGCAATGCAGCAGGGCATAAAGTAAAGACTTCAGTACTCAAG aaaaataagatgAATAAGCAAACCCAGATGGAAGTGAATTTGAAG GAGGTGATACAAGAAGCATGCTCCAGCTTTGCTGGAGTTGAGGACCTTGAGGCACGACAAACTGACAATAAGGTCATGAATACCAAGCCAAACCATTTGGTAGAAACTCAAT CTTCTGTGCCATTTAATATTCAGCATACAGAACCACCCCAGGAGAGAGCAAACAAGAG GGGTGTAAACAAACGGAAGTTGGAATCGTATGAAGGTCGAAAAGACACAAACATAGAGGACATTAATGCCAGACTTCACTCAACTTCTAGTGAACCGCTGCATCATGAAGAGACAAG AAAATCTCTAAGAAGAAGATCCTCAAGACTGAACCCAGGATCTTGTGAGGTCACAAATGACACTCTTGAGACTGCGCAAGATATTGCTCCTTTAGCCGCCCCTTCCAGTTTAAATGTCTCGATCGAGCAGAGCAAAAATGAGAAGCAAAATGACCGCTGTGCCTGTGAACCTTCCGAAGAGCAAGCCACAGAGAGACGTTCTTCTGTGCAGGTGACAGGTAGAAGGTCTTCGATGCGGACATCAGGAAAGGCCGTCTCTTACAAAGAGATACCCCTGAAT CAGGGAGGACTGCGGTCTCTGCAACTTCCCATATCTGTGTAG
- the LOC100829012 gene encoding shugoshin-1 isoform X2 encodes MAAAAGAAALGGSSPNPNPSTKGPGSRPAGKPVALADITNTGRPNHPRSVSVGDILKENSKLAHLLAEKTKIIELSGVEIQKLRLALHATHQKNLQLAQANSQILAELNQGKDRLKVLQHELGCATAVLKVKASGLENNMNTVNQLQKEVTSQEIKAAPSELPKGDARRTDNKATTVNMHCSVETQTAVPSNIVHHEAPPDKTKKRTSVSRCTNKEKLESCEGTKGTSTVQQSCKPRLQSTGSSHHEDQRNTLRRRSARLNAGSCELAEVSDETLDEDTAVASSSSCSVTELHEPNCGKDTQKATQDELLCNAAGHKVKTSVLKKNKMNKQTQMEVNLKEVIQEACSSFAGVEDLEARQTDNKVMNTKPNHLVETQSSVPFNIQHTEPPQERANKRGVNKRKLESYEGRKDTNIEDINARLHSTSSEPLHHEETRKSLRRRSSRLNPGSCEVTNDTLETAQDIAPLAAPSSLNVSIEQSKNEKQNDRCACEPSEEQATERRSSVQVTGRRSSMRTSGKAVSYKEIPLNGGLRSLQLPISV; translated from the exons atggccgccgctgccg gagcggcggcgctcggcggcTCGAGCCCGAACCCGAACCCTAGCACCAAGGGCCCCGGGTCCCGGCCGGCGGGGAAGCCCGTTGCGCTCGCCGACATCACCAACACCGGCCGGCCCAACCATCCCAGATCCGTCAGCGTCGGCGACATCCTCAAG gAGAACTCCAAGCTGGCTCATCTGCTTGCGGAGAAAAC CAAGATCATCGAGCTCAGCGGCGTTGAGATCCAGAAGCTGCGCCTCGCTCTGCATGCCACACACCAGAAGAATTTGCAACTTGCGCAGGCCAATTCTCAGATCCTCGCG GAACTAAATCAGGGAAAGGATAGA TTAAAGGTATTACAACATGAGCTTGGATGTGCAACAGCAGTGCTTAAAGTAAAGGCTTCAGGGCTTGAG AACAATATGAACACTGTTAACCAACTACAGAAGGAAGTAACTTCACAG GAGATAAAAGCTGCACCTTCCGAGCTCCCAAAAGGTGATGCTCGTCGAACTGATAATAAGGCCACCACTGTTAACATGCACTGTTCAGTTGAAACACAAA CTGCTGTGCCATCTAATATTGTCCATCATGAGGCGCCACCagataaaacaaaaaagag GACGTCAGTGAGTAGGTGCacaaataaagaaaagttGGAATCATGTGAAGGTACAAAAGGCACCAGCACAGTCCAGCAGAGCTGTAAGCCTCGCTTGCAATCCACTGGGTCATCGCATCATGAAGATCAGAG AAACACACTACGGAGAAGGTCAGCTAGGCTGAATGCAGGGTCTTGTGAACTGGCAGAAGTCTCTGATGAAACCTTGGATGAGGACACTGCCGTGGCTTCATCTTCTAGTTGCAGTGTGACAGAACTTCATGAACCAAATTGTGGAAAAGATACG CAGAAGGCAACACAAGATGAACTCTTATGCAATGCAGCAGGGCATAAAGTAAAGACTTCAGTACTCAAG aaaaataagatgAATAAGCAAACCCAGATGGAAGTGAATTTGAAG GAGGTGATACAAGAAGCATGCTCCAGCTTTGCTGGAGTTGAGGACCTTGAGGCACGACAAACTGACAATAAGGTCATGAATACCAAGCCAAACCATTTGGTAGAAACTCAAT CTTCTGTGCCATTTAATATTCAGCATACAGAACCACCCCAGGAGAGAGCAAACAAGAG GGGTGTAAACAAACGGAAGTTGGAATCGTATGAAGGTCGAAAAGACACAAACATAGAGGACATTAATGCCAGACTTCACTCAACTTCTAGTGAACCGCTGCATCATGAAGAGACAAG AAAATCTCTAAGAAGAAGATCCTCAAGACTGAACCCAGGATCTTGTGAGGTCACAAATGACACTCTTGAGACTGCGCAAGATATTGCTCCTTTAGCCGCCCCTTCCAGTTTAAATGTCTCGATCGAGCAGAGCAAAAATGAGAAGCAAAATGACCGCTGTGCCTGTGAACCTTCCGAAGAGCAAGCCACAGAGAGACGTTCTTCTGTGCAGGTGACAGGTAGAAGGTCTTCGATGCGGACATCAGGAAAGGCCGTCTCTTACAAAGAGATACCCCTGAAT GGAGGACTGCGGTCTCTGCAACTTCCCATATCTGTGTAG
- the LOC100829012 gene encoding shugoshin-1 isoform X1: MAAAAGAAALGGSSPNPNPSTKGPGSRPAGKPVALADITNTGRPNHPRSVSVGDILKENSKLAHLLAEKTKIIELSGVEIQKLRLALHATHQKNLQLAQANSQILAELNQGKDRLKVLQHELGCATAVLKVKASGLENNMNTVNQLQKEVTSQEIKAAPSELPKGDARRTDNKATTVNMHCSVETQTAVPSNIVHHEAPPDKTKKRTSVSRCTNKEKLESCEGTKGTSTVQQSCKPRLQSTGSSHHEDQRNTLRRRSARLNAGSCELAEVSDETLDEDTAVASSSSCSVTELHEPNCGKDTQKATQDELLCNAAGHKVKTSVLKKNKMNKQTQMEVNLKEVIQEACSSFAGVEDLEARQTDNKVMNTKPNHLVETQSSVPFNIQHTEPPQERANKRGVNKRKLESYEGRKDTNIEDINARLHSTSSEPLHHEETRKSLRRRSSRLNPGSCEVTNDTLETAQDIAPLAAPSSLNVSIEQSKNEKQNDRCACEPSEEQATERRSSVQVTGRRSSMRTSGKAVSYKEIPLNQGGLRSLQLPISV; encoded by the exons atggccgccgctgccg gagcggcggcgctcggcggcTCGAGCCCGAACCCGAACCCTAGCACCAAGGGCCCCGGGTCCCGGCCGGCGGGGAAGCCCGTTGCGCTCGCCGACATCACCAACACCGGCCGGCCCAACCATCCCAGATCCGTCAGCGTCGGCGACATCCTCAAG gAGAACTCCAAGCTGGCTCATCTGCTTGCGGAGAAAAC CAAGATCATCGAGCTCAGCGGCGTTGAGATCCAGAAGCTGCGCCTCGCTCTGCATGCCACACACCAGAAGAATTTGCAACTTGCGCAGGCCAATTCTCAGATCCTCGCG GAACTAAATCAGGGAAAGGATAGA TTAAAGGTATTACAACATGAGCTTGGATGTGCAACAGCAGTGCTTAAAGTAAAGGCTTCAGGGCTTGAG AACAATATGAACACTGTTAACCAACTACAGAAGGAAGTAACTTCACAG GAGATAAAAGCTGCACCTTCCGAGCTCCCAAAAGGTGATGCTCGTCGAACTGATAATAAGGCCACCACTGTTAACATGCACTGTTCAGTTGAAACACAAA CTGCTGTGCCATCTAATATTGTCCATCATGAGGCGCCACCagataaaacaaaaaagag GACGTCAGTGAGTAGGTGCacaaataaagaaaagttGGAATCATGTGAAGGTACAAAAGGCACCAGCACAGTCCAGCAGAGCTGTAAGCCTCGCTTGCAATCCACTGGGTCATCGCATCATGAAGATCAGAG AAACACACTACGGAGAAGGTCAGCTAGGCTGAATGCAGGGTCTTGTGAACTGGCAGAAGTCTCTGATGAAACCTTGGATGAGGACACTGCCGTGGCTTCATCTTCTAGTTGCAGTGTGACAGAACTTCATGAACCAAATTGTGGAAAAGATACG CAGAAGGCAACACAAGATGAACTCTTATGCAATGCAGCAGGGCATAAAGTAAAGACTTCAGTACTCAAG aaaaataagatgAATAAGCAAACCCAGATGGAAGTGAATTTGAAG GAGGTGATACAAGAAGCATGCTCCAGCTTTGCTGGAGTTGAGGACCTTGAGGCACGACAAACTGACAATAAGGTCATGAATACCAAGCCAAACCATTTGGTAGAAACTCAAT CTTCTGTGCCATTTAATATTCAGCATACAGAACCACCCCAGGAGAGAGCAAACAAGAG GGGTGTAAACAAACGGAAGTTGGAATCGTATGAAGGTCGAAAAGACACAAACATAGAGGACATTAATGCCAGACTTCACTCAACTTCTAGTGAACCGCTGCATCATGAAGAGACAAG AAAATCTCTAAGAAGAAGATCCTCAAGACTGAACCCAGGATCTTGTGAGGTCACAAATGACACTCTTGAGACTGCGCAAGATATTGCTCCTTTAGCCGCCCCTTCCAGTTTAAATGTCTCGATCGAGCAGAGCAAAAATGAGAAGCAAAATGACCGCTGTGCCTGTGAACCTTCCGAAGAGCAAGCCACAGAGAGACGTTCTTCTGTGCAGGTGACAGGTAGAAGGTCTTCGATGCGGACATCAGGAAAGGCCGTCTCTTACAAAGAGATACCCCTGAAT CAGGGAGGACTGCGGTCTCTGCAACTTCCCATATCTGTGTAG